The following are from one region of the Treponema denticola genome:
- a CDS encoding Hsp20/alpha crystallin family protein, whose amino-acid sequence MNSLSLFSPSFTDSVFDALDRSLGPNFGVFAPIKNASCGMPSVDIRETEKAYVMEVDLPGYSEKDVEISLKDRLMTISSSKKEEKEDKGAEYIIKERSSRHFMRRFTLPEDINSDEVSAKFENGVLVVNIPRKPDTQPKQIEIKTA is encoded by the coding sequence ATGAATAGTTTAAGTCTTTTTAGTCCGTCTTTTACGGACAGCGTATTTGATGCCCTTGATAGGAGCTTGGGTCCCAATTTTGGAGTTTTTGCTCCGATCAAGAATGCAAGCTGCGGAATGCCGAGTGTCGATATCCGCGAAACCGAAAAAGCCTATGTTATGGAAGTAGATCTTCCGGGTTACAGCGAAAAAGATGTTGAAATCAGCTTAAAAGATAGGCTTATGACAATCTCATCTTCCAAAAAAGAAGAAAAGGAAGATAAGGGAGCAGAGTACATTATAAAGGAGCGAAGTTCAAGGCATTTTATGAGGCGTTTTACCTTGCCTGAGGATATAAACTCCGATGAAGTTTCTGCAAAATTTGAAAACGGTGTTTTGGTTGTAAATATTCCGAGAAAACCTGATACCCAGCCAAAACAAATAGAAATCAAAACTGCATAA
- a CDS encoding Rpn family recombination-promoting nuclease/putative transposase, translating to MSNEQTILNPKTDWVFKLMFSKGEEGNKALISFLNAFLEDSYGKINKAEIINTELIRDRPSGETYRLDFLIRTDNGLIVDLEMQQFWKTNYTRRSQMYLMRLASRFLKTEPREDDFLYAISLSVFGCDVPKNAELVKMSESSIIQYLYVELNELIVYTMKKRLEEYSLKDFWIRFLANYEEDKKSGMLEELCKLEEGIKMAEATLFRVTDEERRMAIELSDEKYRMYVEDERSEARREGLAEGRSAGLAEGRAEGLYQAKVEVAVSFKRLGVDIDKIAEGTGLSREKIEAL from the coding sequence ATGTCAAATGAACAAACTATTTTAAACCCCAAAACCGATTGGGTTTTTAAGCTGATGTTTTCCAAAGGCGAAGAAGGCAACAAGGCTCTTATAAGTTTTCTAAACGCCTTTTTGGAAGATTCTTACGGTAAAATCAATAAGGCAGAAATCATAAACACCGAGCTTATCCGCGATAGGCCTTCGGGAGAAACATACCGCCTCGATTTTTTGATTAGAACCGACAACGGCCTTATTGTAGACCTTGAAATGCAGCAGTTTTGGAAAACAAACTATACTCGCAGAAGTCAAATGTACCTCATGCGCCTCGCTTCCCGCTTTTTAAAGACGGAGCCCAGGGAAGACGATTTTTTGTACGCTATAAGTCTTTCCGTTTTTGGCTGCGATGTTCCTAAAAACGCAGAGCTTGTAAAGATGTCTGAGAGCTCGATAATTCAATATCTTTATGTTGAATTAAACGAGCTAATAGTTTATACTATGAAAAAGAGATTGGAAGAGTATAGCTTAAAAGACTTTTGGATAAGATTTTTAGCCAACTATGAAGAAGACAAAAAAAGCGGAATGTTGGAAGAATTGTGTAAATTAGAGGAGGGTATAAAAATGGCAGAAGCAACACTCTTTAGGGTAACGGATGAAGAGAGGCGAATGGCAATAGAACTCTCTGATGAAAAATACCGGATGTATGTGGAAGATGAACGCAGTGAAGCTAGAAGAGAGGGCTTGGCCGAAGGCCGGTCTGCCGGTTTAGCAGAAGGCCGAGCCGAAGGCTTATATCAAGCAAAAGTGGAAGTGGCTGTCTCTTTTAAGAGACTTGGTGTTGATATTGATAAAATAGCTGAAGGTACAGGCTTGAGCCGAGAAAAAATAGAAGCGCTGTAG
- a CDS encoding CCA tRNA nucleotidyltransferase, with translation MRYPVSKKMSEIASVFFNAGFSAYLVGGAVRDWFLGKPCKDYDIATDAEPKEVQALFRKTIPTGIAHGTVTILYKGEKIECTTFRCEADYSDGRRPQKINYVRSIEEDLSRRDFTMNAIAVSLKDGSIVDPFEGVKSIKSKTIKTVGSPLDRFGEDGLRPIRAIRFASQLGFKIEEETLKAIPLSIEVCKKVSIERFRDEFVKMLLSEHPIISLRLLEDTGLLKIFLPELSDCRGVEQKGMHSFDVLDHSFLSCDAAPQDNLIVRLAALFHDIGKVSTREKNEYSDYTFYKHEAVSEKLTKKIMQRLKFPNKEIEEVSHLVGLHMFHYTEDWTDAAVRRFIVRAGVENIPNLFDLRRADGFGMTGQAPDLSNLAAFKKRLEKVIAEDSALSLKDLAVGGRELMEIGIPAGPKLGIILQKLFEAVLEDPSQNTKAQLLKIAAAINSNLS, from the coding sequence ATGCGCTATCCTGTTTCAAAAAAAATGAGTGAAATCGCTTCCGTTTTTTTCAATGCCGGTTTTTCGGCCTACCTTGTGGGCGGAGCTGTGCGGGACTGGTTTTTAGGAAAACCGTGCAAGGATTACGATATAGCTACCGATGCCGAACCCAAGGAAGTTCAAGCCCTTTTCCGTAAGACTATTCCTACAGGGATAGCCCACGGTACGGTTACTATTCTTTACAAGGGCGAAAAAATAGAATGTACCACCTTCCGCTGCGAGGCTGATTATTCCGACGGCCGAAGGCCTCAGAAGATTAATTACGTCCGTTCAATCGAAGAAGATTTGAGCCGCAGAGACTTCACTATGAATGCAATAGCAGTTTCTTTAAAGGACGGCTCCATTGTAGACCCTTTTGAGGGCGTAAAATCAATAAAATCAAAAACCATTAAGACCGTCGGTTCTCCCCTTGACCGCTTTGGAGAAGACGGTTTGAGGCCTATCAGGGCAATCCGCTTTGCTTCACAGCTGGGCTTTAAGATAGAAGAAGAAACCTTAAAAGCAATTCCTTTAAGTATTGAAGTTTGCAAAAAAGTTTCGATAGAAAGGTTTCGGGACGAATTCGTTAAAATGCTTTTAAGTGAGCATCCCATAATTTCTTTAAGGCTCTTGGAGGATACAGGGCTTTTAAAAATCTTTTTGCCCGAGCTTTCGGATTGCCGCGGGGTCGAGCAAAAAGGAATGCACTCCTTCGATGTGCTTGACCACAGCTTTTTAAGCTGTGATGCCGCTCCGCAAGATAATTTGATTGTGAGATTGGCTGCCCTTTTCCACGATATAGGAAAGGTAAGTACTAGGGAAAAAAATGAATACAGCGATTATACCTTTTATAAGCATGAGGCGGTTTCGGAAAAACTTACCAAAAAGATAATGCAGCGTTTAAAATTCCCGAATAAGGAAATTGAAGAGGTTTCTCATCTTGTGGGGCTTCACATGTTTCATTATACGGAAGATTGGACCGATGCCGCCGTCCGCCGCTTTATAGTCAGAGCCGGTGTAGAAAATATTCCGAATCTCTTCGATTTAAGAAGGGCCGACGGTTTCGGCATGACGGGACAGGCTCCCGATTTAAGCAATTTGGCGGCCTTTAAAAAGAGGCTTGAAAAAGTCATAGCCGAAGATTCTGCTCTTAGCTTAAAAGATCTGGCCGTCGGCGGCAGAGAACTGATGGAAATCGGAATTCCTGCAGGGCCTAAGCTCGGCATAATCTTACAAAAGCTATTTGAAGCTGTTCTTGAAGACCCTTCACAAAATACCAAAGCCCAACTTTTAAAAATTGCGGCTGCAATAAATTCCAATTTGAGTTAA